AGTATAGGAGAATGACACATGACACATAAAAGAAATAATCGAGTCGCCTTGATCACGGGTGCAAGCTCCGGCATTGGCTTGGAGCTAACCAAGCGATTGTTATCCGAAGGCTGGCAAGTCCTCGCTTTGATCCGTTCTGCCTTTCCATCCGGTGATTCCCTTGTACAAGACTGCATTATGTCGCAGCAGCTGAGAATATACACGGCCGATTTGTCGGATTTCACGGATCTCCAAACCTCGCTGAATCAGATCAAGAAACACGAGGAGCATATCGACCTGCTGTTTAATAACGCAGGTGTTTCCTTTGGCCAATTATCCTACTCCAAACAAGGGCGCGAGATGCATTTTGAAGTAAACTCCGTGGTGCCTTATATCATCTTGATGGAAATGAAAGAGCTCCTAGCGAGAGGCAGCTTCAAAACGGTAATCAATACGTCCTCCAATGCGCTGCTGTATCTCAAACGGTTCGATTACACTACGTTGGCTTCCCCTACCGTGTTCAAAAAGCTGGTTGGACCTTACGCTGCAAGTAAATTAGCGCTATCGCTGTGGACTCAGGAGATCGCCAATTCCATACAGAAGGATGGCATTATGATCCGGAGTGTCTGTCCGGGAGCAAATAAAACAACCATCACCAACAACGCCGGAATGCCAAAATTTATGATCCCGATCCGCCACCTGTTCTTCTCTCATCCCAGTGAGGGAGCTTCACGTCTGTATGAAGCAGCGATAGGCAGTTCCCCACAATCGACGGGAGTCTTTCTCAACAAGGGGAAAGTAACGCCTTTGAAATTCTCGAGCCAAAGTACGGAGGTGCTTGGCATGGTAGAGCGGATCTATAGGCAGGAGTTTACCGCCCTTTCTTAAAACCCATGCAGCAGAGTTAATGGTGTTCAACCCATCTCATGAAGGACCTGTTAACGGGTTTGCTGCCATTCCTCGATGAAACGGATCGTGTTGCGTGCGTGATAATCAGCCAAATTTGAAGCAAATGCCTGATCCGGGAATCCACGGTGAAGCAGCTTCAAGCCGCCCGAGGTTAATGAGATATAGTGATGCAGACGGTAAAACAACATCCGATTCAAATCAAGCCCGGTTTGGTGGAAGTAAGGGTAATGCTTCCCGAATCGCAGCTCAAGAAACGTATGCTCATGCTCGATGTCAAAGTATTGCGCACCTTCAATATCAATGAGACAGGGCTCTAAACGGTCTGTAACCAGAATATGGTCAGGGCCCAACTCGCCGTGGATAAAGCCATAACGCCGACGGGAATCGATCCTGGATTCAAGCTCATGCAATATAGCGAGCAGCCTGTCGTGATTGTTCCGGATACTCTCGTTATGAAGGATGATGTAGGACAGCTGTTCCCTAGCGTTTTCCAACTGCACAAGATGGCATCGCTCCCGTTGATTCCAGCTTTGATCAGGCTTACCATAGTTTTGCCTGTG
This Paenibacillus sp. JZ16 DNA region includes the following protein-coding sequences:
- a CDS encoding SDR family NAD(P)-dependent oxidoreductase, producing MTHKRNNRVALITGASSGIGLELTKRLLSEGWQVLALIRSAFPSGDSLVQDCIMSQQLRIYTADLSDFTDLQTSLNQIKKHEEHIDLLFNNAGVSFGQLSYSKQGREMHFEVNSVVPYIILMEMKELLARGSFKTVINTSSNALLYLKRFDYTTLASPTVFKKLVGPYAASKLALSLWTQEIANSIQKDGIMIRSVCPGANKTTITNNAGMPKFMIPIRHLFFSHPSEGASRLYEAAIGSSPQSTGVFLNKGKVTPLKFSSQSTEVLGMVERIYRQEFTALS
- a CDS encoding phosphotransferase family protein, with the protein product MSWTCHLDETDVQEYVGKVLGTGYVVADVTRMHGGAQKVVYKIQCQNGFSCVLYVWDLTKNYFQEEIGNESVHERSFGGHSFEINNRWLKEHGISTPALYNLHTERERYPFDYALVEYMEGQKAEAYFQHPDQRVRDEVFERVGNMIARMHANHRQNYGKPDQSWNQRERCHLVQLENAREQLSYIILHNESIRNNHDRLLAILHELESRIDSRRRYGFIHGELGPDHILVTDRLEPCLIDIEGAQYFDIEHEHTFLELRFGKHYPYFHQTGLDLNRMLFYRLHHYISLTSGGLKLLHRGFPDQAFASNLADYHARNTIRFIEEWQQTR